The sequence ATAGATGATACAGCCTAAGAAGCTTACaggaaatgaaacttttttcttaattcatcAACGAACGACTTGATTTAGCAGGCAGAGTGAAGAACAGTCTGAAAGCAAGGACACCCTTCAGCAAAGGCAGTTAATGCTGGGCTGcattgctgcttttgatgcTGAAGGGTGTGAGATTCAACGCCAGGCCTTGGTTTATTTATCTGATTACTTACAACCATTTATTAAGACCAGTTTTTCCAATTTAGTTTTCCTGACACCTATGCAAGATGTGTGGTCTGGGAtacaaagcacagaggaaatTTTAGTGAGTTGTGTTCCAGAACAGCTGTAGCTGGGAAGCCTTGCCCTTAAGTGGCACCTGGGCTGGGCCGTAGGAAATAGATCGGAATTGTTACATCTCTGTTTATAACCAATAGAAGTATCGGTTATTCAGAGGCAGAAGAGTTTTGCAGGCACTAATGAGGTGAGAAAAATGTGACAAAAGCTCAAGAACTAATGAATAGTGAGAATTTGAAGAGAGTTGTGGCTGGCAGTATGCGAGGGTTTGTGTAAGTGGTTAGGCTGGAAAGATGGGATTCCTCAGGTGCAGCTTGAAACCTATGAATTGCTGAGGTCAGGTAGGGGAGGGAAgatcttaaaaaacaaaacaaaacaacaacaacaaaaaaccaacaagctCTTGGCTGATCCAATCCAAGACTATTCAGTGTTAAACTACTTCTGGAtatgtgtgttttctgaagagtCTTTATAGTTGCATAAACAACAACTGTGGATTTCTGGCATCTGCGCAGAGGTATTTCATCCCTGAAAATGCATAGTTAGAAGTGTAgggattttatttgtttattaacTAATTTGCTTGGCTagctgttcaggaaaaaaaaatgtttggtaATTACACAGGtctatttctttctgtatgaGAGGAGAGGTGAAAACTGTCacttaatgaaataattttgctgaacTGATACATTACCTATTTACCTGGATTTCTGcgcttttaaaaattacacattCCACtacttaaataatttatatttgctttCCCCAACGAGAAGCAGGAAGTAGTTGTTGTAATGTTTGCACATGTATTTCAGGACTATGTATACCCTAAAGGAACACTATTAGTCTTCTTTTCCCCTAACTTTATCAaaacatgcaattttttttaaaacaatatatgACTTTtgaccaccaccaccccccttttttttttaaattattctagTTGTTATGAATAACTGCCATAAGAAACATGTAGGGATCTGACACAGAAGGAAATGCTACAGTGCTAAGGAAACAGTATTGTATACCTTGCACACTGCGTTAAGGTGCTCTTTGTTCCTCTTCAGGCTTTCAGTTGCGAAGCATGATTAGTGGTAATTGAATCCTCTGTCCGATTCGATTTACAGGCAGTTGCTTTTAAACATAATCTGAGCAAAGACTGTGTCCGTGCAAAATGAAGTCACGCAGTTGTTTTTGAAAACTCGAAGCAGATGGTGATGGAGCATTGAGCTCTCCCACCCCTGCCTTTCCCAATGCCCACAAACACCTGGTGCTGATGCTCTGTGGGGGGAAAGCAGGTGTGTCACCATGAAACGTCGCTGTCACCATGTTCAAAATAGATACCAAGCAGTTCCTTTTGATGGTAACTCTTGGGTACGGTTGTGGCTGGTTCTGGTCTCCAGCACAGAAAGGTCTATGGGTGGAAAGCTTCTTTGTGACAGTGGCCCATAGTGGCCCGAGCGTCCCTCGGGACACGTAGCGCTCAAGGAAGTGACAATGAAGTGTAAGTTTTGCCAGTGTGTTTTGGACAGAGATGTAGTAGGTGGCTGTCCCGACCGGCACCATCACCAGTGCTAGTCCCACTCAGACTGGTGATGCCCGTGCTGTGGTGTGTGCCCCAGCGGGAAGCCGGGGCTGGATGTGTCCTACCTGTGCAGGCTCCTGAGCCCAGTGGCAGCGCTGGGGCGGGAGGAGAGCAGGGTTTGCTTTATGCTGACTCAAGCTTTTTTTGGGGAAGAATTCCAAGTTAATcctctattttttcctttcctaggTCCAAATCCGCCCAGATCCAGCCTTCCGGAACCCGCGCTAAGGCACGTTGCGGGCGTGGCGCCTGGCAGCAGCAACCTGGGGACCGGGACCGCTGACCCCGCGGTGACAACGGCAGGAGGGGGCCccgggcggccgccccccggcgcGGCCGCGAGTGTGTGCGGGACGTGCCGGGCCGCCCCGCTCGCCATGGCCGCCCCGCCCGCTCCCGGctccgctcccggccccgctcccggcgccGCTCCCCCGCGGGAGGCCAATGCGGCCGCGCACTGGGCCGGGCGCTGGTGCCgggcggctccccccgcccgccggtgGACGTGCCGGTGCCGGCCGCGGTGGGCGGGCGCTGGGCCGGCCGTTCCGCTGCGCTGCACCCGCGGGGCACGGCGGAGGGCAGAGCGGCCCCGCGGCTCGGCCACCCCGGCGCGGAGGGGCGATGCTGGCGCTGGGCTGCGCCTCGGAGgtgaggcgggggggggaggtCGGTCTCTTGCGGAACCGTGCGGGGCGCGGTTTGCCCGGGGTTGCTCCTGGGTAGGCTGGGCACTGCCGGGTGCCGGTCGGTATTTCTGGTTATGAgatttaaaagccaaaaaaggCATTGCATTGCTTTTGGAAAACGGGCACTCTCAAGGAACGTAGAGGTCCGATGGGGGGATGTTTTCTGCTACGGTTCGGTGTTCTTAGGCTTGCCGTGGCTTAGGCTGGCAATAACGgtgtgctttatttatttatttatttccatcttaTTTGGTTTAGTCTGGTAGCTTCAGCAATCTGTTCGAGGCAGGAACCGGTGTGAACGCACCTGCAGATGCCTTTGGTCAGTCTCCAGCTCACTTGGCTGCTTGTGGTGGTGAAGCTTTCTTCCTACTTTGGCAGCTGCAGACAGGAGCGAATTTGAATCaacaggtaaaaaaatacagaagttttgCTTCTCCCCTTCCGGTCTGGCATGTCAGTAAATCCAATTTATATTCTTTACGTATTTTTTTATCTAAGAGAGGGTTTATATGCACAGTTGCGGTGCATGAAGTACCTGGGGTTGCTTATTTTAGAGTAACTTTATTCAGGGATGAACCAGAAATCCTCTGTGTGCCATGTAAATGATTTCATTTACTATGTATAATGCAATTTTCACTCTTACTGTGCTGTACAGATGTCAAAATAACTAAATTCTTTTACACAAATGAGTactcctttttcctctgaaattgtCACCCCATAAGGATTCTTCCTCTAGCTGTGAAGTTTAATTTGTT comes from Falco naumanni isolate bFalNau1 chromosome 1, bFalNau1.pat, whole genome shotgun sequence and encodes:
- the ANKRD37 gene encoding ankyrin repeat domain-containing protein 37 isoform X3: MRPRTGPGAGAGRLPPPAGGRAGAGRGGRALGRPFRCAAPAGHGGGQSGPAARPPRRGGAMLALGCASESGSFSNLFEAGTGVNAPADAFGQSPAHLAACGGEAFFLLWQLQTGANLNQQDCFGEAPIHKAAKAGSLECLALLVAGDAKIDLCNNSGQTAADLALAYGFLECAKFLTIIQHTQTMKQRGQSGYPRGDRHGLPRENPAVQKQENQTSRSVSRKRRRSDA
- the ANKRD37 gene encoding ankyrin repeat domain-containing protein 37 isoform X2, with amino-acid sequence MRPRTGPGAGAGRLPPPAGGRAGAGRGGRALGRPFRCAAPAGHGGGQSGPAARPPRRGGAMLALGCASESGSFSNLFEAGTGVNAPADAFGQSPAHLAACGGEAFFLLWQLQTGANLNQQDCFGEAPIHKAAKAGSLECLALLVAGDAKIDLCNNSGQTAADLALAYGFLECAKFLTIIQHTQTMKQRGQSGYPRGDRHGLPRENPAVQKQENQTSRSVSRKRRRSDDLVS